In one Grus americana isolate bGruAme1 chromosome 1, bGruAme1.mat, whole genome shotgun sequence genomic region, the following are encoded:
- the LOC129212079 gene encoding ubiquinol-cytochrome-c reductase complex assembly factor 6, with amino-acid sequence MPAGVPWPTYLKTLAASMLAMFAGAEVVHRYYRPDLSIPEIPPKPGELKTELLGLKARSSEVQTSQQ; translated from the exons ATGCCCGCCGGCGTGCCTTGGCCCACCTACCTGAAGACGCTGGCGGCCAGCATGCTGGCCATGTTCGCCGGCGCCGAGGTCGTGCACAGGTACTACAGGCCTGACCTT AGTATACCTGAAATACCTCCTAAGCCTGGAgaactgaaaacagaactgtTGGGTCTAAAAGCAAGATCAAGCGAAGTTCAGACTTCACAACAGTGA